From Alkalilimnicola sp. S0819:
ACAGTTATCCACAGGTTCTGTGGATAATCTCCCTTTGCCCGCGTAGGCAGGCACTTACAGCCAAGGGCTGATCTGGCCGTGATGTGTTTCACGGTAGGAACAGGCGCCTATTCTCTCTCTGCCCAGCGACTGCTCGGCGCGGGCCGTGGCGCCGCAGCCCGCGCCGACGACCGAGTACGAGTCCGTGATTCGGTGCGCCATGGCGGGCGCGGACGAGCGTGGGGCCTAGTGCTCGGGTGAGGTGGCGCGTCGGCTCTGCTTGAGGAGGCGGTGGGGGCTGGGCATACTTCCGCCTTTCCGCTGACTGCCCGAGGGCGTATCCCGTGCATTGTTCCATCTACAAGGGGCACAAGAAGCCCGATACCTATCTGTATGTCCCGGTAAAGGACGACCTCTCCACGGTGCCCGCCCCGATCATGGGGGCGCTGGGTGCCACCGAGCACGTGATGGATCTGGTGCTCACGCCCGCGCGCAGGCTCGCCCGGGAGGATGTATGCGAGGTCATGCGCAGCCTGCTGCACCGGGGGTGCTTCGTGCAGTTACCGCCCGGTGAGGACGAACTCTCCCGGGGGAATTGATCAGTGTCGCCCTAGCGGCGGATTCGGGCGCGGTAGCTGAGCTGCCGCTCTTCGCCCGCCTTGAGCTCCAGCCGCCACAGGGCGTGTTGGGCGCCCCGCTCATCCGGTCGCTCCGAGCGTTCCACCAGCTCCCAGTCGCCGGCGAAACGCTCCAGCACTTCCAGCTTGGCGGCTTGCTGGCCGCGGTTGGCAAGCGTAAGCCGCCAGGCCACCTCCATCATTTCGGGGCTGAGACGGCGATATTCCAGCGGCACCCGCAGGATGCGCAACTCCGTGCTTTGCCCCAGCACCACCTCCACTTCGTCGCCCGGCGCGGCATGGGCGATCGTCTGGCCGCCTATGTAGTGGTCACGCCCGGCGCTGTCCCGTTGATAGACGCGCAGATTGCCGGCCGGCAGAGGCTGGTTGGCCCGGGCCGGGTTGCGAAATCGCAGTAGCTGTTCCACGGCTTGGGGGCGGGGCTCGGCGGCCTGGTTCAGCGCCTGGCCGCGGCTGCGGTGCACGCGCGCCACGGCGAGGCGCTCGGCGCGCAGCAGCGGCGCCTGCACGGTCTCGCCGGCGGGCAGGCTGACCGGCTCGGGCAGGGTGTAGAGCTGAGAACCGCCCAGGCTCTCGGGCGGGGGAGGGGCGGCGTGGGCCTGGCGGCTGCTCAGCATGGCGCTTTCCATGCGGTCCTGGCTGCGCTGCACGGAGCCCGCCAGGAGCTGTACCCGGGCGTCGTTGAAAACAGTGCGCGTGCGGTTGTAGAGACTGGCCCAGCCTTCCAGGGTGAGTTGTTCGCTGTTCGTGCCTAGCCTGGCCACATAGTCGGCTTGCCAGCCGAAACCATCGCTCAGGTACCCCAGGTTCAGCCGCCGCTGGCCACTCTTCGCGGCTTCCAGCTCCAGCGTCAGTTGCGCCGCGCTGTGCATGCCGGCCGGCAGGCCGGGGAAGGCAATGCGCCATGGTGAGCGTTGATCCAGCACCTCTATGCGCCCGTCCAGCTGCACCAAGGGCCCTTGGCCGCTCAGGCTCAGCAGTTGCGCCTGTCGCTGCAGGGATTCGCCGGTCCGGGGGTGCTCGCGCAGCAGGGTGACCTCGCGGCCCAGGTAGGCCTGGAGCAGTTCGGCGGGCGCCGGCGCGCCGGGCTGGTAGCGTCGCTCGATAACCGCCAGCCCATCGCCGTCCACTTGCAGGCTGCCGGGCTGCAGCCCGCTGCTCAGCCCCTGCAGGCGCACGCTGCTGCGACCGGGGGGCAGGCGCAGCAGCCGCTGCTCGCTGATGAAGGCCTGGCCGTGCTGATAGAGCGTAAGCTCAGGCGCCCGACTGACACTGTCGGCGCCAGCGGCGCCCAAGACCAGAGCGGCCCCCAGGCCGAGCAGGTATTTGGAGACCGCGAAGGCTTTCATGGGCAAGCTCCCCTTACAGGCCGCAGTTGTTCTTCTCCAGCACCCGGTCCGCGCGGTAGCTGGAACGGACCATGGGGCCGGAGACCACTTCCAGGAACCCACGCTCCAGGCCCCACTGCCGGTACTGCTCGAACTGCTCCGGCGTGACGTAGCGCTCCACCGGCAGGTGGTTCGCGGTGGGGCGCAGGTACTGGCCCAGGGTGAGGATGTCGCAGTCGATCGCCCGCAGGTCATCCATGCAGCGCAATATCTCTTCGTCGGTTTCGCCCAGGCCCAGCATCAGGCTGGTCTTGGTGAGCACCGCCGGGCGGTGGCGCTTGGCGTGGGCGAGCACATCCAGGGTCTGGCGGTAGCCGGCGCGAGGGTCCCGCACCGGGTGGGTCAGGCGCTCCACCGTCTCCACGTTCTGGGCGAAGACCTCGATGCCGGAGTCCACCACCGTTTCCACATCGGCGAGCACGCCCTTGAAGTCGGGGGTAAGGGCCTCGACGGCCGTCCCCGGGTTGGTGGCCTTCACCGCCCGCACGCAGGCCGCGTAATGACCAGCGCCGCCATCGGGCAGGTCATCGCGGTTGACCGAGGTGAGCACCACGTACTTCAGCCCCATCAACCGCACCGATTCCGCCGTGTTGGCCGGCTCTTCGGCGTCCAGCCAGCCGCGGGGGTTGCCGGTGTCCACGCTGCAGAAGCGGCAGGCCCGTGTGCAGACCGCGCCCATCAGCATGATGGTGGCGGTGCCGTGGCTCCAGCATTCGCCGATGTTGGGGCACTTGGCCTCTTCGCAAACGGTGCTCAGGCGATGCTCGCGCACGTTGCGCCGGACTTCGTTGTAGCCGGTGCCGCTGGGCAGTCTGGTGCGCAGCCAACTGGGCTTGTCGCCGCGCACCGCGGGGGCTGCGCTCTTATGGGTCTTGATGCCGTCCTTGATCGCGGTGAAGCCCTGCTCGGTGCGGTGCTTGCTTCCGCTGACGACCACCGGAATATCTTTGAGGGAGCTCATGGATGGGGTCACGGCTGGCTGATGTTGCGTAGTATTGTCGGACAATTCGGCGCAGGGTGAAACCGCCCTGCAATCGCAATCGAGGTGTATGCATGAGTCCAGACCCCGCCATGGGCGGCTATCGCGCCTTTCCCCCGGTGGTGACCGCGTTGCTGGTGCTGAACGGGCTGGTGTTTCTGCTCCAGGGCGCCTGGGGCAACGAGCTGGTCTACTGGCTGGCCCTGTGGCCGCTGGGCCTGGATACGCTATTCGGCGCCTACGCCGGGCCGTTGCCCGGTTTCGAACCCTGGCAGCTGCTCAGCTATTCCGTGCTGCACGGGGGAACCCTGCACCTGTTCGCGAATATGTTCGCGCTGTGGATGTTCGGTGTGCAGCTCGAGAACTACTGGGGCAGCCGCCCCTTCGGGGTCTATTACCTGGTCTGCGTGCTGGGGGCGGCGCTCATCCAGTTGTACGTGGCCACCCAGGCCGCGCAGCAGGGCGATGTGTATCCTACCGTCGGGGCCTCCGGCGGGGTGTTCGGAATTCTGCTCGCCTTTGCGATGATGTTCCCGAACCAGCGCATCATGCTGCTGTTCCCGCCCATACCCATGAAGGCGAAATGGTTCGTGATGCTCTACGGGGCCTTCGAACTGTATGCGGGCCTGACCGGCAGCCAGGCGGGCGTGGCCCATTTCGCCCACCTGGGCGGGATGCTGTTCGGTTTCATCATGATCATGTACTGGCGCGGCCGCCTGCCCCTCAAGCCGCGCCGGCAGTTGCGCGGATAAGGTGACAGACGTTCATGGAGTTCAAGGATTACTACGGCATTCTCGGCGTTTCACGCACGGCCGGCGCCGATGAGATCAAGCGCGCCTACCGCAAGCTGGCGCGCAAGTACCACCCGGACGTGAGCAAGGAAGCTGACGCGGAGCAGCGTTTCAAGGAACTGGGTGAGGCCTACGAGGTACTCAAGGACCCGGACAAGCGCGCCGCCTACGACCGCTTCGGCAAGGACTGGAAGGCGGGGCAGGATTTCCGCCCGCCGCCGGGCTGGGACCAGGGCTTCGATTTCGGTGGTGGCCGCGGCGGCGGTTTCGAGGGGGGCTTCGGCGGCAGCGGCGAATTCAGCGACTTCTTCGAGGCGCTGTTCGGTCGCGGCCGCGCGGGGGCGGGAGGCCCCGGCGGGTTCGCCGGCGGCGGAATGCGCCGCCGGGGCGAAGACCTGCAGAGCACGGTGCGGGTTTCCCTGGAAGAGGCCTACCAGGGCGTGCATCGCACCTTGAGGCTTCAAGGGCGCAGCCTCAAGGTGCGTATACCGGCAGGGGTCAGCGATGGCCAGCGTATCCGCCTGAGTGGCCAGGGAGGCGAGGGCCTGGGCGGCGGGCCGGCGGGGGATCTGTACCTGCAGGTGGCGTTGCAGCCCCACCCCTGGTTCGAGCCGGACGGGCGGGATATCCATCTGGAGCTGCCCATCACGCCCTGGGAGGCGGCGCTGGGCGCCACCGTGTCGGTGCCCACCCTGGGTGGCTCGGTGGAGTTGAAGGTGCCCGAGGGCTCGTCCAGCGGTCGGCGGCTGCGGCTGCGTGGCCGGGGGCTGCCGGGCAAGCCCCCGGGTGATCAATACGTGCGGCTGCGTGTGGTGACACCGCCGGCGGACAGTGCCAAGGCGCGCAAGTTCTACGAGCGCATGGCCAAGGAGCTGCCCATGGATCCGAGGGCGCGTTTTCGTCCCTGACGACGGTGCTTGCCGGCACGGCGGGTTCGCGCAGGAACAGGCAGCGGATGCTATGGTTTAGAACAGATGCCGGGGTCGCGACACACAGAGCGAAGGAGGGCCGCATGGCAGGCGCCAGTGATAGTTTTCACGAACCGTTCGAACTGCTGAGCAGTGAAACCAGGGACATGCACCGGGCACTGGTCTCGCTGCAGGAGGAGCTTGAGGCGGTGGACTGGTACCGCCAGCGGGCTGATGTCTGCACCGACGACGAGTTGCGCGAGATTCTGCTGCACAACATGCGCGAGGAAATGGAGCACGCGGTGATGGTGCTGGAGTGGCTGCGACGCCGAAACAGCGATTTCTCCTCCTACATGGATACCTACCTCTACACCAAGGCGCCCATCATCGAGGTGGAGGAAGCGGATACCGACAAGAGCGGGACCACGACCGGGCAGCCCGAGGAGCCGGCCGAACAGCTGACGGGGGGCGGTTTCACCATTGGTTCGCTGAAGAAGGGACGCCGCTAATGCATTATCTGAACCGACACAGTGCACCGTTCCCGGCCGAGATCTGGCGCGAGATCGACGCCGCCGTGGCCGCAGCGGCCAGCGACCTGCTCACCGGCCGGCGTTTTCTGGACGTGGAAGGCCCCTACGGTGTGGGCCTGACCTCGGTGGAGATCGGCGCCGACGACTTCTGCCGTCAGCC
This genomic window contains:
- a CDS encoding YcgL domain-containing protein; the protein is MHCSIYKGHKKPDTYLYVPVKDDLSTVPAPIMGALGATEHVMDLVLTPARRLAREDVCEVMRSLLHRGCFVQLPPGEDELSRGN
- a CDS encoding DUF4139 domain-containing protein translates to MKAFAVSKYLLGLGAALVLGAAGADSVSRAPELTLYQHGQAFISEQRLLRLPPGRSSVRLQGLSSGLQPGSLQVDGDGLAVIERRYQPGAPAPAELLQAYLGREVTLLREHPRTGESLQRQAQLLSLSGQGPLVQLDGRIEVLDQRSPWRIAFPGLPAGMHSAAQLTLELEAAKSGQRRLNLGYLSDGFGWQADYVARLGTNSEQLTLEGWASLYNRTRTVFNDARVQLLAGSVQRSQDRMESAMLSSRQAHAAPPPPESLGGSQLYTLPEPVSLPAGETVQAPLLRAERLAVARVHRSRGQALNQAAEPRPQAVEQLLRFRNPARANQPLPAGNLRVYQRDSAGRDHYIGGQTIAHAAPGDEVEVVLGQSTELRILRVPLEYRRLSPEMMEVAWRLTLANRGQQAAKLEVLERFAGDWELVERSERPDERGAQHALWRLELKAGEERQLSYRARIRR
- the lipA gene encoding lipoyl synthase, which produces MSSLKDIPVVVSGSKHRTEQGFTAIKDGIKTHKSAAPAVRGDKPSWLRTRLPSGTGYNEVRRNVREHRLSTVCEEAKCPNIGECWSHGTATIMLMGAVCTRACRFCSVDTGNPRGWLDAEEPANTAESVRLMGLKYVVLTSVNRDDLPDGGAGHYAACVRAVKATNPGTAVEALTPDFKGVLADVETVVDSGIEVFAQNVETVERLTHPVRDPRAGYRQTLDVLAHAKRHRPAVLTKTSLMLGLGETDEEILRCMDDLRAIDCDILTLGQYLRPTANHLPVERYVTPEQFEQYRQWGLERGFLEVVSGPMVRSSYRADRVLEKNNCGL
- a CDS encoding rhomboid family intramembrane serine protease → MSPDPAMGGYRAFPPVVTALLVLNGLVFLLQGAWGNELVYWLALWPLGLDTLFGAYAGPLPGFEPWQLLSYSVLHGGTLHLFANMFALWMFGVQLENYWGSRPFGVYYLVCVLGAALIQLYVATQAAQQGDVYPTVGASGGVFGILLAFAMMFPNQRIMLLFPPIPMKAKWFVMLYGAFELYAGLTGSQAGVAHFAHLGGMLFGFIMIMYWRGRLPLKPRRQLRG
- a CDS encoding DnaJ C-terminal domain-containing protein, giving the protein MEFKDYYGILGVSRTAGADEIKRAYRKLARKYHPDVSKEADAEQRFKELGEAYEVLKDPDKRAAYDRFGKDWKAGQDFRPPPGWDQGFDFGGGRGGGFEGGFGGSGEFSDFFEALFGRGRAGAGGPGGFAGGGMRRRGEDLQSTVRVSLEEAYQGVHRTLRLQGRSLKVRIPAGVSDGQRIRLSGQGGEGLGGGPAGDLYLQVALQPHPWFEPDGRDIHLELPITPWEAALGATVSVPTLGGSVELKVPEGSSSGRRLRLRGRGLPGKPPGDQYVRLRVVTPPADSAKARKFYERMAKELPMDPRARFRP
- a CDS encoding encapsulin-associated ferritin-like protein — translated: MAGASDSFHEPFELLSSETRDMHRALVSLQEELEAVDWYRQRADVCTDDELREILLHNMREEMEHAVMVLEWLRRRNSDFSSYMDTYLYTKAPIIEVEEADTDKSGTTTGQPEEPAEQLTGGGFTIGSLKKGRR